tatatatatgtatgtatgtatgtatgtatgtataaaaggtatgaatgagaatgaatatcttcacaatacaagagatgtacatcttttgtattgtgaagatattcattctcattcataccttttataaatgctatataataacaaaaccgTGTCAGAAATTAAGAAGAATTtccaagcaaaggagtaaagacaCGCTATTTGGCACAAGGTTACTAACTAACTACGGGACTCAGTGATAAAACTAGGACCTAGTGCTGTTGTAACCCTCTTTAAGGAAGTATCACGCTATATACACTTAATATGTAACTACTAACTAATTACTTAATATGTAACTGTGCTGTTGTAACCCTCTTTAAGGAAGTATCACGCTAAATACACTTAATATGTAACTACAGTATTTCACTTAAAATAATCGTGTGACTTTCTTGTTCGAATGACAGTCAGTTCATTCAGCTGACAAAGAAATCAAATGCTTAGAGAATGTTTCATGGCAAAAATAAATTCATGAGAAAATCATGATTGTATAATATCTTTGATATACAATAGATTATACTTTACACAATAAGCTGAATTTCATTTACCAAATAAAATACAAGTAGACCGTATAGTAATAAATAGTTATACCATAGTACAATTAGCCATAAATCAatcggttaatatatatatatatatatatatatatatatatatatatattatgtatatatatatatatatatatatatatatatatatatatatttatatatgtatttatatatgtatatatatacatatacacacacacacacacacacacacacacacacacacacacacacacacacacacacacacacacacatatatatatatatatatatatatatatatatatatatatatatatatatatatatatacttacacatgtgtgtgtgtttgtttgcttgcgcgcgcgcgcgcgcgcgcgcgcgcgcgtgtgtgtgtgtgtgtgtgtgtgtgtgtgtgtgtgtgtgtgtgtgtgtgtgtgtgtgtgtgtgtgtgtgtgtgtgtgtgtgtgtgcgtgtgtgtgtttgtgtatgtgttgcttATTTATAAATACTCATACATACTTACTCACATGCTTGAATGTGTCcattacacatatttgtatgtccATATGTATACATGCTATCAATTATTGACAgcttaagaaaatataaagaatatcatTCCTTTATTACAATAAATACTATGTATCAGACACCAAACTACAACTATCTAATAACAAATGTCCATAATCAAAACAAACTATAGACATATATCTCTTGCTTTGATAAAAGGTACGTGGAGGGAATGCACAGTGTTTAACATCAGGCCTTTCTTAGCATCACTGTCTCCACAACAAGATACTGcgaatatacaaaacacatgacAGAGAGATCATAAAGGCCCTGGTGACGAAAAGTActaaaataccaatatatatgtatatatacacacacaatatatatatatatatatatatatatatatatatatatatatatatatatgtatgtatgtatgtatgtatgtatgtatgtgtatatgtatatatacgtatatttatagatatacgtacatatatatgtgtatatatatgtgcagtacatatgcatatacacatttgtgtgtacacatgtatacacacaaatacataacatacatacatacatttatatatatatatatatatatatatatatatatatatatatatatatatatatcataatataatatatatatattatatatatatatatataatatcatatatatatatatatatatcatatattatatatatatatcatatatttatatataatattaatagtattaactatatatgatatatatatatatatatatatatatatatatatatatattatataaatgtgtgtgtgtgtgtgtgtatgtgtctgtgtgtgtgtgtacatgtgtttatgtgtgtgcgtgtgtgtatgtgtgtggttgtgtgtgtgtgtgtgtgtgtgtgtgtgtgtgtgtgtgtgtgtgtgtgtgtgcgtgtgtgtgtcggtgtgtagtATATAAACCATATTACATATAGTTTCCTCCTACATCCTAAACCAGTGCATGCAGGCCGGAGCGCTCCGGCTGCGGGGGCAGAGCAGCAGCCGCGGGGCCGAGGCGGGAGGGGCAGCAGACGAGGCACGTGTGTGTTTCCCGGACGAGGCCTCCGTTCTCGCTTAAGGGAAGGCGCTGGCTGCCGCCGCTGTGCTCGCTGCCCTGCCCCGACTCTCGGTCTGACGGCAGATCGCGCAGACCCACGTTCACGACGGCGGCGTTGTGGGCGTGGTAATCCGGAGGCGGAGGGGGCGGTCCCTTCGGTCGCCATGCTGGAGGAGagacaattttctctttttttcacacacaaggataaaatatataaatagggaaATGGGTATGATCTTTTAACAACTAGATATTCCTGTCCGATATAAATgaccgaaaaaaatatatttatttcttattcatacgcacacacacacacacacacacacacacaaacacatacacaaaaacccacacacacacacacacacacaacacacacacacacaacacaaatacacacacacacaaaacacacacacacacacacacacacacacatatataatatatatatatatatagatatatatatatatatatatatatataatatatatacatatgatatatatatatatatatatatatagatatatatatatatatatatatatatatatatataatatatatatatatatatatatatatatatatatatatgaatatatatatgtatatatatataacatatacatatacactagacattctcttctctctctctctctctcccctctcttttctctctctctctctcttctctctctctctctttctcctcttctctctctctctctctctctctatatatatataataaatatatatatatatatatatatatatatatatatatatatatatttatatatacacacatatacatacacacatatacgtatgtgtgtgtgtgtgtataaacatatatatatatatatatatatatatatatatatatatataataatataatatatatagatatatattatatatataatatatatgtatatatatatataaatgtgtatgtatatgtatctgtatgcaaatatatatatatataataattatatatatatattatatatatatagatataatatataatatatatatatgttatatatatatatatatatataacatatacatatacacacacacaccacacacacacacacacacaccacacacacaccacacacatatatatatatatatatatatatataatatatatatatatatataaaatatatatatatatatatatataatatatatattttggaagaaaagccacaatacaaaaaactagacatttatcatctatctatctgtctatcaatctatctatttatctatatctatatctatatatatacatatatatatatactatagtgtgtaatatatatatatatatatatatatatatatatatatatatatgtatatatatatatatatatatatatatatatatataaaatatatatattatataattatatatataaatatatgtatgatatacatatgtttatacacacacacatacatatatgtgtgtatgtatatttgtatatatgtacacacacacacacacacatatccacatacacacacacacacacacacacacacacacacacacacacacacacacacacacacacacacccacgcacacacacacacacacacacacaatatatatatatatatatatataaaatataatatatatataaaatatatatatatatatatgtctatctatcaatctgcctttctatctatctatctatctatatttacatacacacacacacacacacacacacaccacacacacacacacacacacacacacacacacacacacacacatatatatatatatatatatatatatatatatatatatatatatatatatatatatatatatatatatatataatgtatatatatatatgatatagatagacatatatgtgtgtgtgtgtgtgtgtgtgtgtgttgtgtgtgtgtgtatggatatgtgtgtgtgtgtgtgtgtgtgtgttgtgtgtgtgtgtgtgtgtgtgtgtgtgtgtgtgtgtgtgtatttggatatgtgtgtgtgtgtgtgtgtgtatctaaatatagataagatagatagaaagacagatgatagatagaaataaccacacacacacacacacacacacacgcacacacacacacacatatatatatatatatatatatagtattatatatatatataatatatatatatatatatatatatatatatatatatgtatatatatatatatatatatatatatatatataattacacacacacacacacgcacacacacacaccacacacgtacacacacacacacacacaccacacacacgcacacacacacacacacacacacacacacacacacataaaatatataatatatatatatatatatatatatatatatatatatatatatatatatatatatatatatatatatatatatatatatatatgtatatatatatatatacatatatatatataatatattatatatatataatatatatatatattttatatatataaatggatcaAAAGACTTCAAATAGGAAATTGTAAATACTTTCGTAAACCAGCACACGAAATCCAACTGCTTTACCTGACCGAAGACTCGACGCGTGCTTTACGAGGACGCAGACGACGCCGAGGACGACGACCAGTGCGACGACGACACACAGAATGACGGCGAGGTCGGGGTTTATGAGAGCCACGTCGTCTGTCGTGTCTTTCCGGCTGTGGTTCAGGTCCTCCGGCTTTTCGCGACCGCCGGCTGTACTTTGGCCTAATTGCACTGCGGTGGAGGTAGTTGTGGTCGTTGCTGGAGTTGTGGTGGAGGGCGTGGGGGGCGTGGATTCGTCGGCCTGGGGGAGAGCAGGGGTTTGGCATCGCATTGCGGTTGTGGTGGTGGCTTTTGCTGTTGTTGGAGAGGTAGTATTCGATCTGCGGGTCGTGGGTTTGGCAGTGGTTGGGGAGGTAGGAGTCGTTTTCTGGGTCGTGGGTTTGGCAGTCATCGGGGAGGTAGTAGTCGTTTTGTGGGTCGTGGACTTGGCAGTCGTTTGAGAGGTAGTCGTTGcggtttgtgttgttgtgattgtgtgcAGTTTCGAAGCCGCTGGCGAGGTAGTGCTTGGGGTTCTggcgaaagggaaaagaggtagCGGTCGCCTTCGAGGTCGTGGTTTTGGCTTTTTCGGTCGTGGGAGAGGTAGTGGTTGCAGGGGTGGTTGACGGAACGGCGGTCGTAGTCGTGAAGCGGCAGTTCTCTCCAGGAGCGGAGTGTCTCCACGACGAAGCACCGGTGGCCACGACCTTCAAATCCTTAAACGTACTCAGGCTATACCAGTAGGGGGAAGCCTTGATAAGTGAACAGGAACCCACGGACGCTCTCACGGCCCACTTGTCAACCTCGTTCCTGACGTCGAGCTCAAACGCATCGACGGTCAGTTCGTGCCAGCGTGAGAAGTCGCTCGCGCACAGGTGGGACGAGGGAAACGACACCTGGATCTTGGGTGAGTCCAAGATATTACTCAGCTTCAAGATCACAGACAGATATCGGAAGTCCTCAGTGGGATGGAAGTAGAGAGTCACCCTCGACTTGCTCCCCGTCGTGATGAACCTTGACCTGTTTGGAGGGACAACTACGTCGGCGTTGCAGGTCCCCCTCTTGGCCCGAGGAGGAGCACCACCCCTCGCTCGCTCGTCCTCATCACTGAGTGTCGACACCTCTGTGATGCTGATGTGCATTACGAAAGTCTCTTGTTCCGTCTCGTTAATCAGGGAGGGTCGCGCTACAGTGTGAGTTTTGCTTGGTGAGCGGTAGCGGGCGGGGACGTGCCCATGAGCCTTCTGACCACCAAACAAGTAACTCCAAGTAACAAGCAAAACAATGTTGTGGATTTGTCTCATGTTGTCGACCGATAGCAATGAACCGCATGGAAGTTGGCATCGGTCTCTCAAAAACAGTACTGGCGAAAGCAAAATGATCATCTATCCATAGAAGTAATGAAACACCCTCTAAATCACATCACATTTTAAATCAATCTGTACTATCACCTTGTAAATATCTCCAATTCCGTTATGGCTTCTTATCCACCACTCAATTAAACCAGAGTACCAGCAGTACCAAAAGAAAGGGAATTAAACAGAAAACAAGCACCCGTCGATGTTCCTTTTCCCCCACGGCGAGCAGAAAGTCTTCGTCGACGACTGAGATCCGGCCAATTCCCGGCACAGCAGCAAGGACACTAACACGGAAGCTCTTACGTCAATGAGAGTGCGCACGCGTGAGCTCCAGTTAGAGTGTGCCAAGACGTAAACAGTGTATCGTAATTTTTCACATTGTTCTAGGATGAAACAAAAACAggttgagtggtgtgtgtattgtctttcttttccctgttATAGACTATTTACTTTGGTTAGGGAATCAATGCTTTGATCAGAGGCATTTATTTGTAACGAGAACTTGATTTAGATACGCTGTCAAGAGTGTAGTCCATCTGACACAGGCATGTACACAGCTCCTATCCACTTATCATTTGGCATTCTCTTGTGTTCTTCTTAATCCCCATTCATTCAAAGACATTTTCCTAGCCATAATGAACAAGTTCGAAATTTTATCTTATTCGTGCACCGTAATCCTTGCCTCGTGGTCTAGTCGCCATAAACATTTACCGATCAAGGAATATTTTAATCCCGACGCCAATTGCCTGCAGAGCGATCGCCTGACAAGACGCAGTTTCGTCCGTAACAGGATAACGGATACTCCACGCCCACGCTCCGCCCACGCCCGTGCTgcgctccttcctccctccccctccccctacgacCGCTGTAATCACTTTAAAGCAGGCTCATTTTACAGCACGAGAGAATTAACTCATTTTCGAGATCATTTACCCTGTTGAGTGTGTTACGTCCTGTACTCAGGCACTTTAAACAACAAGAAGtgaacaagagaagaaaacgagTTATTTATAGCCCACATTTTTAAGACGAGGGTGATATGAAACCCTATGAATGGGATTTTCGCTGTCTCGGTCTCAAAAAGAGTTTTAGCATATTGTGGAATtcaatgtttatgattattatattttgcatacagcgcatatatacaatgtatgtctCTTTTGTGTCCCTCATCTGTCTCCATGCATCTGCCTGCCAATTTGCACGTCAGTTTCTATCTGTCCATGTTGCTATCTGTCAAGCAAGCGtcagaatataaacaaataaaataacaatcatcTGTATATACATTCAGATAAGTGTGTCAAGCGTAAAAGCCTAAGTCATTGAGATGTGACACTAAAGGACACGACAAGCTTGACAGATTTATATTCCTAGCTTGGAAAGATATCAGTTG
The Penaeus monodon isolate SGIC_2016 chromosome 18, NSTDA_Pmon_1, whole genome shotgun sequence genome window above contains:
- the LOC119584618 gene encoding uncharacterized protein LOC119584618 — protein: MIILLSPVLFLRDRCQLPCGSLLSVDNMRQIHNIVLLVTWSYLFGGQKAHGHVPARYRSPSKTHTVARPSLINETEQETFVMHISITEVSTLSDEDERARGGAPPRAKRGTCNADVVVPPNRSRFITTGSKSRVTLYFHPTEDFRYLSVILKLSNILDSPKIQVSFPSSHLCASDFSRWHELTVDAFELDVRNEVDKWAVRASVGSCSLIKASPYWYSLSTFKDLKVVATGASSWRHSAPGENCRFTTTTAVPSTTPATTTSPTTEKAKTTTSKATATSFPFRQNPKHYLASGFETAHNHNNTNRNDYLSNDCQVHDPQNDYYLPDDCQTHDPENDSYLPNHCQTHDPQIEYYLSNNSKSHHHNRNAMPNPCSPPGRRIHAPHALHHNSSNDHNYLHRSAIRPKYSRRSRKAGGPEPQPERHDRRRGSHKPRPRRHSVCRRRTGRRPRRRLRPRKARVESSVSMATEGTAPSASGLPRPQRRRRERGSARSAVRPRVGAGQRAQRRQPAPSLKRERRPRPGNTHVPRLLPLPPRPRGCCSAPAAGALRPACTGLGSFIPPVHKNGVPLTNNFKAKQTVHLRQLRTLLPCPNLKAIYQYEEFQRRFHHLNVMKRQQVNGRVQKEGGDLVVQYAHLVD